In Pleurodeles waltl isolate 20211129_DDA chromosome 5, aPleWal1.hap1.20221129, whole genome shotgun sequence, the DNA window CCCCAGATAACAAATAGTCATCCATCCAGTAGCTACCCACCTGTCCATCTACGTCTGCATGTGATGTCCGTGCCTCTCAGTACAAAAGTACTCGTATGTGTGCTATGCCTatttatggatgagtgactggtagTCTACTGGTCTAGGTACAGATCCATTTCTGCAGGTGTATGACCTCTGGAAATTCCTTGTTGGTATAGTCCATTCATAGGTTTGCCTGTGGCAGTATAAATGTGGCATGACTGTATATGCCTGTACGTTTTTTGTGTGTATAGGAGGTGGGTATATCAGCTATGTGCTTCGGTATATGGAAGGCTACTGGTCTGTATGTCCGCTGGCaccaaaaaggaaatatttttcaaGGAGAGGCCAACGACTGAATGGAACTGGCATTACACTCCTGCCTCTCCTTCCTGGGTTATGTTTATTTCAATGGGTTTCAGATTAAGCCTGCATGCCTTAACTTCATTCCCACATTTATTGATCAATCTATGTCAGCAACAAGAGCAGAATACATGTTGCACATATGAGCAACTGATGATTTGAAGTGCTTATGAGAAGAACACACCGTGAAGTAACCGTTTTAAAAGGCAGGCACTGATTGTGTGTGtgcgcgtttgtgtgtgtgtgtgtgtgtgtgtgtgtgtggggggggggggggggggggggggggtcggggagaGGTGACCTAAAAACTGTCATCAATCATTCTGTTCTAGTAAAAGTCTCAAACAGTAGTTTGATAAGTGCAATAGCTTACCTTTCTTTTGAAAGTACTGAAAGGCCTTGTAATAATATAGGCACTACAGTTTGGTCCAGGTACGCCCGTGTAGGTAGGGACTGAAGATCAACCTTCTGCTTGGATACTTTATCTGCATTAGCCTTCTCATTTTCTACTATTCTCTATACATAAAGACAAAACCGTGGAGTATTTAAGCACTTTCAATTAAATATAGCAGTTCTACAATGCAAAGATTGTACcaacaaaaaaacagacaaaagaaaACACGTTGTATATATGTAGCAACAATTAAAAGAGGTATCTGCATTTCAGGTCATATCCAGCAAAAAACACATCCAAGAGATTCAATTATTAAATGTCAGACTTAAAAGAAAATGTGAGTCTCCACAACTCCAATTATTAACCATGTGTCGGGATCAAAAGAGTGTCCTAGGCTACAataagaaatggaaaaaaaaaaaagtgagtacAGAGATATAAAGTGTTTTGGGGAGACTGCACCTAGAGCAATCAACTCCGGAGTTACAGAATATCTAGGATGCCCATCTTTGATT includes these proteins:
- the DPY30 gene encoding protein dpy-30 homolog isoform X2, with translation MESEQNLEGQTQRIVENEKANADKVSKQKVDLQSLPTRAYLDQTVVPILLQGLSVLSKERPPNPIEFLAAYLLKNKSQFEDRN